In a genomic window of Lycium ferocissimum isolate CSIRO_LF1 chromosome 9, AGI_CSIRO_Lferr_CH_V1, whole genome shotgun sequence:
- the LOC132069498 gene encoding protein yippee-like At4g27745: MAEVIGPRLYSCCNCRNEVALHDDVISKAFQGRNGRAFLFSHAMNIVVGRKEDRQLMTGLHTVADVYCSDCREVLGWKYERAYEETQKYKEGKFILEKSKIVKENW, translated from the exons ATGGCTGAGGTGATCGGCCCAAGATTATATAGTTGCTGCAATTGTAGGAATGAAGTTGCACTGCACGACGATGTAATTTCTAAAGCATTTCAA GGAAGAAATGGTCGAGCATTTTTGTTCTCTCATGCGATGAACATTGTTGTTGGGCGCAAAGAGGATAGACAGCTTATGACTGGTCTCCATACAGTTGCTGATGTCTATTGCTCTGACTGTCGCGAAGTGCTTGGGTGGAAATACGAACGAGCTTATGAGGAGACACAGAAGTACAAGGAGGGCAAATTCATACTTGAGAAGTCAAAGATTGTCAAGGAAAACTGGTAG
- the LOC132030700 gene encoding oligopeptide transporter 7-like, whose amino-acid sequence MEESPAEIKTPLLSNLDDHGIASSSKSKVNHDDEEENSPIKQVALTVPITDDPSLPVLTFRMWFLGTLSCVLLSFLNQFFWYRTEPLTITAISAQIAVVPLGQLMAAKITKRVFLQGSKWEFTLNPGPFNVKEHVLITIFANSGAGTVYAIHVVTAVKVFYQKNITFFVSLIVVITTQVLGFGWAGIFRRYLVEPAAMWWPANLVQVSLFRALHEIEERPKGGLTRTQFFLIAFICSFAYYVFPGYLFSMLTSLSWICWIFPKSVLAQQLGSGLKGLGIGAIGLDWSSVSSYLGSPLASPWFATANVAAGFIFIMYVLTPICYWLDVFKAKTFPIFSSGLFTSTGQVYNISSIIDSNFHLDIAAYERQGHLYLSTFFVITYGVGFAALSATVMHVLLFHGREIWEQSKSSFKEKKMDIHTRLMSKYNQVPEWWFWCILVANITLTVFACEYYNEQLQLPWWGVLLACVIAIFFTLPIGIITAITNQTPGLNIITEYIIGYLYPGYPVANMCFKVYGYISMNQAITFLQDFKLGHYMKIPPRTMFMAQIVGTLIAGFVYLGTAWWLMETIPDICNKTLSNTVWTCPSDHVFYDASVIWGLIAPRRIFGDLGTYGMVNWFFLFGAIAPVLVWLAARAFPKQEWIKLINMPVLIGATGMMPPATAVNYTTWIIVGFLSGFVVYRYRPDWWQRHNYVLSGALDAGLAFMAVLIYMCLGLENITVNWWGNDLDGCPYASCPTARGIVKEGCPVVY is encoded by the exons ATGGAAGAATCTCCAGCAGAAATCAAGACTCCTCTTT TATCCAATCTTGATGATCATGGCATTGCATCAAGCTCAAAATCCAAAGTCAAccatgatgatgaagaagaaaattcACCCATCAAACAAGTGGCACTTACTGTTCCAATCACTGATGATCCTTCATTACCAGTTCTCACTTTTCGAATGTGGTTTTTAGGCACACTTTCTTGTGTTCTTTTGTCATTTTTGAACCAGTTTTTTTGGTACAGAACTGAGCCATTGACAATTACAGCAATTTCAGCTCAGATTGCTGTTGTTCCTTTAGGCCAACTCATGGCTGCTAAGATCACAAAAAGGGTATTTTTGCAAGGGTCTAAATGGGAATTCACTTTAAATCCAGGCCCTTTTAATGTCAAAGAACATGTCCTCATCACCATTTTTGCAAACTCTGGTGCTGGCACTGTTTATGCTATTCATGTTGTCACTGCTGTTAAAGTCTTCTATCAGAAAAACATTACCTTCTTTGTTTCTCTTATTGTTGTCATCACAACACAG GTACTGGGATTTGGATGGGCTGGAATTTTCAGAAGGTATTTGGTTGAGCCAGCAGCCATGTGGTGGCCTGCCAATCTTGTCCAAGTCTCATTATTCAG GGCTTTACACGAGATAGAAGAACGTCCCAAAGGAGGGCTAACACGTACTCAGTTCTTCTTAATAGCCTTTATCTGCAGTTTTGCGTACTATGTTTTCCCTGGCTATCTCTTTTCAATGTTGACATCTTTGTCATGGATATGTTGGATCTTTCCCAAATCAGTGCTAGCCCAACAACTCGGTTCGGGCCTAAAAGGGCTTGGCATTGGAGCTATAGGCCTTGATTGGTCCTCTGTGTCCTCTTATCTTGGAAGCCCATTAGCAAGCCCGTGGTTTGCTACAGCTAATGTTGCTGCTGGATTCATCTTTATTATGTATGTTTTGACTCCAATATGTTACTGGTTAGATGTCTTCAAAGCCAAAACATTCCCTATTTTCTCTTCTGGATTGTTCACTTCCACTGGCCAAGTTTACAACATATCAAGTATCATTGACTCTAATTTCCATCTTGACATTGCTGCCTACGAGCGACAAGGGCATCTTTATCTTAGTACATTTTTCGTGATTACTTATGGAGTTGGCTTCGCTGCTCTCAGTGCTACTGTCATGCATGTTCTCTTATTTCACGGAAG GGAGATATGGGAGCAAAGCAAATCAAGCTTCAAAGAGAAGAAGATGGACATACACACTAGACTAATGAGCAAGTATAACCAAGTACCTGAGTGGTGGTTTTGGTGCATTCTTGTCGCGAACATTACACTTACTGTCTTTGCTTGTGAATATTACAATGAGCAACTTCAGTTACCTTGGTGGGGAGTTCTCCTAGCTTGTGTCATTGCCATTTTCTTTACCCTTCCTATAGGAATCATCACTGCCATTACCAACCAG ACACCAGGGTTGAATATTATCACGGAGTATATCATAGGATACCTTTATCCAGGATATCCAGTAGCTAACATGTGCTTCAAGGTTTATGGTTACATAAGTATGAACCAAGCTATAACTTTCCTCCAAGACTTCAAGCTCGGCCATTACATGAAAATTCCTCCAAGAACAATGTTTATGGCTCAG ATAGTAGGGACTCTAATAGCAGGGTTCGTGTATTTGGGAACAGCGTGGTGGTTAATGGAAACGATTCCAGACATATGCAACAAGACATTGTCCAATACCGTGTGGACTTGTCCTTCAGATCATGTGTTCTATGATGCATCAGTGATTTGGGGTTTGATTGCACCAAGAAGGATTTTCGGAGATTTAGGAACTTATGGGATGGTGAATTGGTTCTTCTTATTTGGCGCGATAGCACCAGTACTTGTGTGGTTAGCAGCCAGAGCTTTCCCTAAGCAAGAATGGATCAAACTCATTAACATGCCAGTGTTAATAGGAGCGACTGGGATGATGCCACCTGCCACGGCTGTGAACTACACGACCTGGATTATCGTAGGGTTCTTGTCGGGCTTTGTTGTTTATAGATATAGACCAGATTGGTGGCAGCGTCATAACTATGTTCTTTCGGGTGCACTTGATGCTGGTTTGGCATTTATGGCagttcttatatatatgtgcttAGGTCTGGAGAACATAACAGTTAATTGGTGGGGAAATGATCTTGATGGGTGTCCTTATGCTTCTTGTCCAACAGCTAGAGGGATTGTTAAAGAGGGCTGCCCTGTTGTTTATtaa
- the LOC132030702 gene encoding uncharacterized protein LOC132030702: protein MKTTSVSSLLPYPKIFFSKTVFPPINFSGTSSFSRLKFLTINFSTNNNNNNNNSSSENGEKGNLKDVLTGMVDERVEELLNREENRVLFDGLEKATQRVEMAKKELAEIERQELEAKLLKDYVTQLETRTSEIAECQKDILEARAMIEEAERSLNVGDDARKRDATDGDVVNRDEERVESIKAASLSAIVGTLAGLPISLSRITSNSELILPLSITFISCALFGVTFRYAVRRDLDNFQLKSGTSAAFGVVKGLATLGGGPPFELDAASFWSHALDGAVYVSENLLIFLFAGVGLDLCFKLRILSPFPVDRSISETDKI from the exons ATGAAGACAACCTCAGTTTCCTCATTGCTTCCATACCCAAAAATCTTTTTCAGCAAAACAGTATTTCCTCCAATTAATTTCTCAGGCACATCTTCATTTTCAAGGCTAAAATTTCTAACTATAAATTTCAGcaccaataataataataataataataatagcagCTCAGAAAATGGTGAAAAAGGGAATTTGAAGGATGTATTGACTGGTATGGTGGATGAAAGAGTAGAGGAACTTTTGAATAGAGAAGAAAACAGGGTTTTGTTTGATGGGTTGGAGAAAGCAACACAAAGAGTAGAAATGGCAAAGAAAGAACTTGCTGAAATTGAAAGACAAGAATTGGAAGCtaaattgttaaaagattatgtcACACAGCTCGAAACTAGAACTTCTGAG ATTGCAGAATGCCAGAAAGATATTTTAGAAGCTAGAGCAATGATTGAAGAAGCTGAGCGTTCCCTCAACGTTGGTGATGATGCTAGAAAGAGAGATGCAACAGACGGGGATGTAGTGAATAGAGATGAGGAAAGAGTTGAATCCATAAAAGCAGCTTCACTTTCTGCAATTGTTGGCACACTTGCGGGTCTTCCCATTTCCTTGAGTCGGATCACCAGCAATTCAGagttaatactccctctgtcaaTCACCTTTATTAGTTGTGCTTTGTTTGGTGTAACCTTCCGCTATGCTGTAAGAAGAGACTTGGACAATTTTCAGCTCAAGTCAGGAACATCTGCAGCATTTGGCGTTGTCAAAG GTCTTGCTACACTTGGAGGTGGACCACCATTCGAGTTGGACGCTGCCAGCTTCTGGTCTCATGCTCTTGATGGCGCAGTCTATGTCTCAGAAAACCTTTTGATCTTCCTTTTTGCTGGAGTTGGCCTAGATTTATGCTTTAAGCTGAGGATTTTGAGCCCCTTTCCCGTCGATAGATCAATTTCAGAGACCGATAAAATTTAA